The sequence below is a genomic window from Sphingomonas crusticola.
GGTGAAGCGTTATGAAGTGATCGCCCCCTCGAAGGTGGGACGCGGGATAGACAAGGATTGGAGATTGCCCGCTGCAGTCAACAACCTTCCGACGGCAATGACATTTTCACCCCACCAGGCCAAGATATCGAGCAGCGCGCACAATTGCTATTACGACCACCTTGTTATCCGACCGGACGGATTGGTCAGCCCATGTATCATGACCCGCAACGTTGCTTACGGAAACATCGCGGACGGAACCACCGCTTTATTCGCAAGTGCGGCATATCAGGGCGCTGCCTCGTTATCAAAAGATGAGATTGAGGGGTGCTCGGCGTGCGAGTTTCGCTACGCTTGCTTCGATTGTCGGCCGGACGCGATGCAGGGCGGTGATGATTGGCGGAAGAAGCCCGATTGTGGCTACGATCCCCAGCTTGAACTCGGCGCTTCGCTCACCCTCTGATGTTGCACGCTCGGTGCGGAATGTGGGCGTAGCCCACTTCGCCGCGGAAAATGTGCTCGCGGTGGTTTGCGAACTGGAACGTGCCTTCGCCATCCGCCTGAAGCCCGGCCTGGTTGAGGAGCTCCATGAGCCGTCGGACGAGACGCCTCCCCGCTGGCTCTCTTATGGCCGCCCTCCATCGGAACTATCTCTTCACACCGATTATCCCGACTGGCCATCACCCCCAAGGTTCATCGTGATGCGCTGCATCAGCGTCGGTCGACTTCCGGTTGAAACTATTGCGGTCGATATGTCTCCGATCGGCATGACAAAACAGCAGGCGAAAATCTTTATGGAGGAGCCGTGGGTCATACGAAATTCGGGCAAGCCCCGGCCGATACGGCTTCTAGACATTGATCGGCGGACGGGAAGATCGTGTTTTCGATATGCCGAGAACGTGATGCGCCCGAGATTTCCAAGCCATTCGCATGGAGTTGCCGCGCTTTCCCAGGTCATCGCCCGTCAGGTTGCTTGGGCGCATGTTCTCTGGCCCGGCGAATATATCATCATCGACAATTGGCGGATGCTCCATGCCCGCCGCGCCGCGGCGGCAAGGCCGCTGGTCTGGCATCCGGGGAAGGGCCGCGTCCTTCAAAGAACGGTGTTGATGACGGAACATGCTTACGATCCAACCTACAATTAAGGAGGCTTATCTCTTATTTAAGTCGGCGATGAAGAGATGGGTTCGCGGTCCAGTGGTGGCGCCCGGACACCGATATGATGCAAAGCATTTTCACGCTCACACCTGCACGAAACTATCCAACACACGCTTCCGCCCGGAGTGCTCGAAGTCGATCTCCAGCTTGTTGCCCTCGATCTCCGCGATCAGCCCATAGCCGAACTTGGAATGAAACACGCGTTGCCCCAGCGCAATGTCGCCCCTCGGCTTGGCCGCAAAGCTCGCCGCGCTCGATTTTACCTCCGCCAGCCTTGTCGGGCTCATGTCGAGCGGCTTGCCGACCGCGCGCTGCCAGCCCGGGCCGCGCGTCTGTGCGCGCGCGACATGCGCGAACGGGTCGGCCTGCTCGCTCCATTGCGCGCGCCACAGGCTCTCGCCGCCGCTCATCGTCGTCTCGCTCTCGATATGCTCGGCGGGCAATTCATTGACGAAGCGCGAGGGGATCGATGAGGTCCATTGGCCATAGATGCGCCGATTGGCCGCATGCATGATGAAGGCGCGCCGCCGCGCGCGTGTGATCGCCACGTAGGCAAGGCGGCGTTCTTCCTCCAGGCTGGCGGTGCCGCCCTCGTCCAGCGAACGCTGCGAGGGGAACACGCCTTCCTCCCACCCGACCAGGAACACCGTGTCATATTCCAGCCCCTTGGCGGCGTGGATCGTCATGATCGTCACCTTCGCCTCGTCGGCGTTGGCGTCATTGTCCATCACCAGGCTGACATGCTCCAGGAAAGCGCCGAGCGTCTCATATTCCTCCATCGCGCGTGCCAGCTCGGTGAGGTTCTCCAGGCGGCCCGCGGCCTCGGCCGAACGCTCCGCCTGCAGCATCG
It includes:
- a CDS encoding TauD/TfdA family dioxygenase — encoded protein: MGVAHFAAENVLAVVCELERAFAIRLKPGLVEELHEPSDETPPRWLSYGRPPSELSLHTDYPDWPSPPRFIVMRCISVGRLPVETIAVDMSPIGMTKQQAKIFMEEPWVIRNSGKPRPIRLLDIDRRTGRSCFRYAENVMRPRFPSHSHGVAALSQVIARQVAWAHVLWPGEYIIIDNWRMLHARRAAAARPLVWHPGKGRVLQRTVLMTEHAYDPTYN